A genomic region of Alligator mississippiensis isolate rAllMis1 chromosome 4, rAllMis1, whole genome shotgun sequence contains the following coding sequences:
- the TMEM139 gene encoding transmembrane protein 139 isoform X1 produces MKLWIQCLKNSGSNFPDVCSSSYPAFPPLSAIAIHNTMWLESHWKNIRQTLLLLFTAALLIGVTMLAVSSNINPVGYFFLGVGGLCLIGYLLSVFAEYYMKHQQTQNANLAAPRMQSQAGVNNAYEAPAYEEVMNMPNPTIWTITSNAGTVPSPVGDPPPYSVVIESPALAEAVVETFSVSVASGTRHFSEADAGSRLHLRLVLPPRLQRFASDIHGVKGAEDSVEPLEPLTPPPAYDSGTEDEVFEETRESARL; encoded by the exons ATGAAGCTTTGGATTCAGTGCTTGAAGAATTCAGGCTCTAATTTCCCAG ACGTCTGTTCCTCCAGCTACCCAGCCTTTCCCCCTCTGTCTGCCATTGCCATCCATAACACCATGTGGTTAGAGTCACATTGGAAGAACATCCGCCAGACTCTGTTACTTCTCTTCACTGCTGCACTTCTCATTGGGGTCACAATGTTGGCTGTTTCCTCTAACATCAACCCAGTAGGATACTTcttcctgggggtgggaggcttgTGCCTCATTGGCTACTTGCTGAGTGTATTTGCAGAGTATTACATGAAACATCAGCAGACACAGAACGCAAATCTGGCAGCTCCAAggatgcagagccaggcagg GGTGAATAATGCTTATGAAGCTCCTGCATATGAGGAAGTGATGAATATGCCAAACCCAACAATTTGGACAATCACTTCCAATGCAGGCACAGTGCCTTCACCGGTGGGTGATCCCCCGCCGTACAGTGTGGTTATAGAGTCACCTGCCCTGGCTGAGGCTGTGGTGGAGACCTTCAGTGTCTCAGTGGCGTCAGGCACTAGGCATTTCTCTGAGGCAGATGCAGGATCCAGGCTGCACCTTCGGTTGGTATTGCCCCCAAGGCTGCAGCGGTTTGCTTCAGATATCCATGGAGTCAAAGGTGCTGAAGACAGTGTGGAACCCTTGGAGCCACTTACACCACCCCCTGCTTATGACAGTGGTACTGAAGATGAGGTCTTTGAAGAAACTAGGGAATCTGCAAGACTATGA
- the TMEM139 gene encoding transmembrane protein 139 isoform X2 — MWLESHWKNIRQTLLLLFTAALLIGVTMLAVSSNINPVGYFFLGVGGLCLIGYLLSVFAEYYMKHQQTQNANLAAPRMQSQAGVNNAYEAPAYEEVMNMPNPTIWTITSNAGTVPSPVGDPPPYSVVIESPALAEAVVETFSVSVASGTRHFSEADAGSRLHLRLVLPPRLQRFASDIHGVKGAEDSVEPLEPLTPPPAYDSGTEDEVFEETRESARL; from the exons ATGTGGTTAGAGTCACATTGGAAGAACATCCGCCAGACTCTGTTACTTCTCTTCACTGCTGCACTTCTCATTGGGGTCACAATGTTGGCTGTTTCCTCTAACATCAACCCAGTAGGATACTTcttcctgggggtgggaggcttgTGCCTCATTGGCTACTTGCTGAGTGTATTTGCAGAGTATTACATGAAACATCAGCAGACACAGAACGCAAATCTGGCAGCTCCAAggatgcagagccaggcagg GGTGAATAATGCTTATGAAGCTCCTGCATATGAGGAAGTGATGAATATGCCAAACCCAACAATTTGGACAATCACTTCCAATGCAGGCACAGTGCCTTCACCGGTGGGTGATCCCCCGCCGTACAGTGTGGTTATAGAGTCACCTGCCCTGGCTGAGGCTGTGGTGGAGACCTTCAGTGTCTCAGTGGCGTCAGGCACTAGGCATTTCTCTGAGGCAGATGCAGGATCCAGGCTGCACCTTCGGTTGGTATTGCCCCCAAGGCTGCAGCGGTTTGCTTCAGATATCCATGGAGTCAAAGGTGCTGAAGACAGTGTGGAACCCTTGGAGCCACTTACACCACCCCCTGCTTATGACAGTGGTACTGAAGATGAGGTCTTTGAAGAAACTAGGGAATCTGCAAGACTATGA